A genomic stretch from Thalassophryne amazonica chromosome 18, fThaAma1.1, whole genome shotgun sequence includes:
- the LOC117530879 gene encoding transmembrane protein 238-like, with protein sequence MAHSCVGNCGPIFALALLFDAAGLIVLLVGIFGNLNVNGRFYGDFLIFTGSITIFLSLMWWILWYTGNVRLYAPRTPSLDLSLAQWATKLSEKFSKGGVNPEEKKKKSVANGAVTRGGLSGLDNKAYDGESDATAEPGHGTVELGDLMTSDVVLQTCSSRVERLL encoded by the coding sequence ATGGCGCACAGCTGCGTGGGGAACTGCGGGCCCATCTTCGCCCTCGCGCTCCTCTTCGACGCAGCGGGTCTGATTGTTCTGCTGGTAGGGATTTTCGGGAACCTGAACGTGAACGGACGCTTCTACGGGGATTTCCTCATCTTCACGGGCTCAATCACCATCTTCCTCAGCTTGATGTGGTGGATTCTGTGGTACACCGGTAACGTGCGCCTGTACGCGCCCCGCACGCCCTCCCTGGACCTCAGCCTCGCGCAGTGGGCCACCAAGCTGTCGGAGAAGTTCTCCAAAGGCGGCGTGAACCccgaggagaagaagaagaagagcgtgGCGAACGGCGCGGTGACGCGCGGCGGACTGTCGGGTCTCGACAACAAAGCTTATGATGGAGAAAGCGACGCGACCGCGGAGCCGGGACACGGGACCGTGGAGCTGGGAGACCTAATGACCTCTGATGTGGTTCTGCAGACCTGCTCCAGCCGAGTGGAGCGGCTCCTCTGA